Genomic window (Achromobacter sp. B7):
GCAACGAGCCCGCGTCCGGACGCGCAATGCGCTCGACGTGATAGCCGTTGCTGTTCACCGTCAGTTGCACCCATTGGCCATCATGCTCGCGCAGCACGGCCACGGCATCGCGCACATACGCATTGGGAATGCGCCACCCCTTGGCCAGCAGATTCACGTGCGACAACAAGGTGGACGGGCGTTGCGTGACCAGCCCGGCGACAGGCGGCAGCGCAACCGGCACTTCGTCCAGCACCACGATGTCGGTCGGCGCCAGGTCGGGCGTATCCTCCACCGACTTCACAATACGCAGACGCCCCTGTGCGCGGCCGGTATTGAGCGGCAGAAAGGTCTGCTCGCGCAGCAGCGCCTCTTGCGTCACGAAAGCCAGTCCGGCCGATTGCGCCGTCTGCTCATGCATCGTGGAATTCGCCTTGAAGCGCACCGGCTCGTAAAAGGTGCTGTGCAACTTGTCCTGGGTCAGGCGCAGCAGCGTGGGCGTGACCCGGTCGCCTTCCCAAAATTCATAGGTGTAGCCCGGCAGGTCCCGCTGCCAGCTCAGCGTGCCGAACAGCAGGCGCCGGTCGGGGTCCTTGTACTGCGCAATCAACGTGGCCTTGTCCATGCCGGGCAGCAGCTGGCGTTCACGCGCAAAGTTCTCGTGCAAGGTGTAGCGCGGCGTGTCCAGGTAGTAGATGCGGTCGCCGCGCTGTCGATCAATCACGAACAACACATGGGGAATCTCCAGCGGCGTCCCGGCGTTGTAGACGCGCGCCAACTGCCGGAATTCGGCCTCTGTGCGGATCTGGCCCAGAAGCCCTGGCCCGCCACGCTTGGCGCTTTCCGCCAGCCTGGCTTCGCGTTCATCCGGGCGCAACGGGCGCTGGTTTTCGTAGGGCGACGGCTTGCGCGCCGTCTGCGCCTGGGCAGCCAGCCCCCAGCCGGCGGCCAGCAGCCCGGCCAAGGCAAGCACAAGCAGTTTCGGCCGGCGCGGCGGGCCAGGACGACGTAAGGCGGCAGTGGGGCGCATCAAGGAGCAGGGCGCATCAAAAAAGGAGGCGGATCGCAAGAGGTTGCGATCATATCGGAGC
Coding sequences:
- a CDS encoding PEP/pyruvate-binding domain-containing protein, yielding MRPTAALRRPGPPRRPKLLVLALAGLLAAGWGLAAQAQTARKPSPYENQRPLRPDEREARLAESAKRGGPGLLGQIRTEAEFRQLARVYNAGTPLEIPHVLFVIDRQRGDRIYYLDTPRYTLHENFARERQLLPGMDKATLIAQYKDPDRRLLFGTLSWQRDLPGYTYEFWEGDRVTPTLLRLTQDKLHSTFYEPVRFKANSTMHEQTAQSAGLAFVTQEALLREQTFLPLNTGRAQGRLRIVKSVEDTPDLAPTDIVVLDEVPVALPPVAGLVTQRPSTLLSHVNLLAKGWRIPNAYVRDAVAVLREHDGQWVQLTVNSNGYHVERIARPDAGSLPPPRAAVALPKPDLSVRAIKPLTGMATRDSRHCGVKAANLGALKAALPPLASVPDGFCIPFAQYAGFMDRLGVPERIAALEQRPDFIGDANVRRAELAALRQDIVNAPPDAALADAWRERWRTQLKGRGVFVRSSSNSEDLPGFSGAGLYTTVPNVTQPDALAKAVQTVWASVYNFEAYEARRAAGIGQGGVVMAVLVQSAAASDSSGVMITRDPFDASRRYVTYISAKRGLGIKVVEGKRQAEQLMYSTWSKAVQVLSRSAEDTQLVADAAGGVREVPIEGSRQVLNDALVARLAAVGNQIKLRLGNVDQDIEWAVQGDNIIVLQARPYIDGGR